A genomic segment from Hydrogenobacter sp. encodes:
- the murF gene encoding UDP-N-acetylmuramoyl-tripeptide--D-alanyl-D-alanine ligase, with the protein MLTALELARICEGKLYGKDSTFSGFCSDSREVKEGNIFVALRGSRHDGHDFVHEVFLKGAVGAIVEKKLPVPDGKFLLVVEDTLSALRRIATYRRERFKGKVIGVAGSAGKTTTKEMISFLLSKKGKVCKTPKNYNSQIGVPLSIANFDDDCDFWVVEMGASQKGDVKKLVDIVKPHVRVITAIGEEHLETFGCLDDVILGNGEIFEDMRDEDWAILPYYVSHCYDLKKAITFGDEGQIKAQDVKLTSKGINFKVNGMNLSLPVPSLALMENVLCTLCVLKALGYDWDEFASYLTIFEPSPQRFNLIKKENLLIIDDTYNANPPSVRKALESLSLFEGYKIALLGDMLELGTLSEMYHREVGRLCAHLNIDMCIFYGRNMRFAYEECLRYNVSCYHTLSREKLMSYIRDIIKEGSVILIKGSRGMEMEYFVRELEYESECVFGKGGKKGKGNL; encoded by the coding sequence ATGCTAACTGCATTGGAACTTGCCCGTATATGCGAAGGTAAACTCTACGGAAAGGATAGCACTTTTTCAGGTTTCTGTAGTGATAGTAGGGAGGTAAAAGAGGGAAATATTTTTGTCGCTTTGAGGGGAAGCAGGCATGATGGTCACGATTTTGTCCACGAGGTATTTCTAAAAGGAGCTGTAGGTGCTATAGTAGAAAAAAAATTGCCTGTTCCCGATGGTAAATTTCTTCTGGTAGTGGAAGACACACTTAGCGCTCTTAGAAGAATAGCTACTTATAGGAGGGAACGCTTCAAAGGTAAGGTTATAGGAGTAGCGGGATCTGCAGGTAAGACAACTACAAAGGAGATGATATCCTTCCTGCTTTCTAAAAAGGGCAAAGTGTGCAAAACACCGAAGAATTATAACTCGCAGATAGGTGTACCTCTCTCCATAGCTAACTTTGATGACGATTGTGACTTTTGGGTTGTGGAAATGGGTGCAAGCCAAAAGGGTGATGTAAAAAAGCTTGTAGATATAGTCAAGCCCCACGTGAGAGTCATAACAGCTATAGGCGAAGAACACCTTGAGACTTTCGGATGCTTAGATGATGTGATACTCGGCAATGGTGAGATCTTTGAAGATATGAGGGATGAGGACTGGGCTATTTTGCCCTATTATGTATCTCACTGTTACGATCTGAAAAAAGCGATAACTTTTGGTGATGAAGGACAAATAAAGGCTCAAGATGTAAAGCTAACAAGCAAAGGAATTAACTTTAAAGTAAATGGTATGAACTTGAGTCTTCCGGTTCCAAGTTTGGCGCTAATGGAAAATGTACTCTGTACGCTTTGCGTTTTAAAAGCTTTGGGATACGATTGGGATGAATTCGCTTCATATCTCACAATCTTTGAGCCTTCTCCTCAAAGATTTAATCTCATAAAAAAGGAAAATTTACTCATCATAGATGATACTTACAACGCTAACCCTCCCTCTGTTAGAAAAGCCCTTGAATCCCTTTCTCTTTTTGAAGGCTACAAGATCGCCCTTTTAGGTGATATGCTTGAGCTTGGTACTCTGTCCGAGATGTACCACAGAGAGGTAGGAAGGCTTTGCGCACATTTAAACATAGACATGTGCATTTTCTACGGCAGGAATATGCGCTTCGCTTACGAGGAATGCCTCCGTTATAACGTATCTTGCTACCATACCCTCTCAAGAGAGAAGCTCATGAGCTACATACGGGACATTATAAAAGAAGGAAGCGTTATACTTATAAAAGGTTCCAGAGGCATGGAAATGGAATATTTTGTGAGGGAGTTGGAATATGAAAGTGAGTGTGTATTTGGAAAAGGTGGGAAAAAGGGGAAAGGTAACCTTTAA